One genomic segment of candidate division WOR-3 bacterium includes these proteins:
- a CDS encoding RsmE family RNA methyltransferase, which translates to MDIRYFYVKKSDIKDNKVFIVGEEYNHLYRVLRKKPRDIIKVVNGEGDEYLVLLTKTEDGYAEGDIIEKRRKPNEIPFELSFACGILKGERMELLIEKGTELGVSKFIPLLTERTEVEPGAGKFLRWNKIAISAMKQSRRSVLPLIEKPMKLEEFCDYVSDYDFKILLNERIKAMPELKEKNFNKAVIVAGPEGSFTDGEINYLRKKGFKEWNLGLRTLRTETALLFAGIILLYLTERRNV; encoded by the coding sequence ATGGATATAAGATACTTTTATGTTAAAAAAAGTGATATAAAAGATAATAAAGTTTTTATTGTTGGTGAGGAGTATAACCATCTATATAGAGTTTTAAGGAAAAAACCAAGAGATATAATAAAAGTTGTAAATGGAGAGGGTGATGAATATTTAGTTTTGCTTACTAAAACTGAAGATGGTTATGCAGAGGGTGATATTATTGAAAAAAGAAGAAAACCTAATGAAATACCCTTTGAACTTTCATTTGCTTGTGGTATTTTGAAAGGTGAAAGAATGGAACTTTTGATAGAGAAGGGGACTGAACTTGGAGTTAGTAAGTTTATTCCCCTTTTAACTGAAAGAACAGAGGTAGAACCAGGGGCGGGAAAGTTTTTAAGATGGAATAAGATAGCAATTTCAGCTATGAAACAATCAAGGAGAAGTGTATTACCATTAATTGAAAAACCTATGAAATTAGAAGAATTTTGTGATTATGTAAGTGACTATGATTTTAAAATTCTATTGAATGAAAGGATAAAAGCAATGCCTGAATTGAAGGAAAAGAATTTTAATAAGGCTGTTATAGTAGCAGGTCCTGAAGGTTCTTTTACAGATGGAGAAATAAATTATTTGAGAAAGAAAGGTTTTAAAGAGTGGAATCTTGGATTAAGAACTTTAAGAACAGAAACCGCACTTTTATTTGCAGGAATCATTTTACTATATTTAACTGAAAGGAGGAATGTATAA
- a CDS encoding histidine triad nucleotide-binding protein has product MMACIFCKIIKKEINSKIVYEDDLSLAFEDINPQAPVHILIVPKKHISALRDVKEEDSYLIGHLLRVASKIALEKNLGEGYRIVINDGKEAGQSIFHLHFHILGGRILGWPPG; this is encoded by the coding sequence ATAATGGCTTGTATTTTTTGTAAAATCATAAAAAAAGAAATAAATTCAAAAATTGTATATGAGGACGACTTATCTTTAGCATTTGAGGATATAAATCCACAGGCTCCAGTCCACATTCTGATTGTTCCCAAAAAGCATATTAGTGCTTTAAGAGATGTGAAAGAAGAAGATAGTTATTTAATTGGGCATTTGTTAAGAGTTGCAAGTAAAATAGCACTTGAAAAAAATCTCGGAGAAGGTTATAGAATTGTTATAAATGATGGCAAAGAGGCGGGGCAGAGTATTTTTCATTTACATTTTCATATACTGGGAGGCAGAATTTTGGGATGGCCTCCTGGATAA
- the rpsU gene encoding 30S ribosomal protein S21, with protein sequence MTGVKLREGESFEEMLRRFKKILNRDKIMDEVKRLEHYEKPSERRKKELATARRRVLRRLKQIQEKLKK encoded by the coding sequence ATGACAGGAGTAAAACTAAGAGAAGGAGAAAGTTTTGAAGAAATGTTAAGAAGATTTAAAAAAATTTTAAACAGAGATAAGATTATGGATGAGGTAAAAAGATTAGAACATTATGAAAAACCATCTGAAAGGAGGAAAAAGGAGCTTGCCACAGCAAGGAGAAGAGTTCTTAGAAGATTAAAGCAAATTCAGGAAAAACTTAAGAAATAG
- a CDS encoding Smr/MutS family protein, with amino-acid sequence MDYLKNISEENDIEKIKERFEEFKRYSVLLRKKNFSLPDFKKLEAGTSISRYFVWFRNYLRYVIEIRREIENLKEDADLYLPFDYEILSFYQKLEMTFDDEGNIKDTASQALREIREKKRELYQEIERRIKISIEKYKKENILRDEEIYYKEGRFTICLKTLPQNVKLIAYSRSGESYFVEPEDIVTLNSKFRHYEDMEKEEERKIVNQVFSEYNDLKEEISELVYYISKLDYYTSLFLFTNKISGEIPQFGKEKKFKLINTYHPLLKIKLQNKCVPYTIEIPEEESVLLVTGPNGGGKTTFLETIYLLIEMIKRGIPVPSSSQSYFYIPEKIFMAGFEERSKIEEGFSSFTLYLEEIKKSFSESFKDKLVLLDEFMGNTDPEEGGNLGIGILREYRDKNIKTICATHNDKIKSYLREEKGVLISAFTLDLEALSPTYKIEVMKISPSYALLVARKCNLPESIFEKMPESTEIIDRIYRMKAEIDKEKKELEKERENLKKEREKLESEYKKELKRKIEEWNKEISKILKEFEEKKDKRILKKAIQKIEEKKSEVEERIPSRLEIGSFYSVKESSVTGKLLEIKGDKAVLDVKGKKMEVPVSYLREPVEEKIHKEIDINLYSIPLPSRVLSIRGMEKEEAEELVERFLYDARAAGYNEVRIVHGEGKGILKKMVFDVIKNIDFVEEYFHPSWNEGGDGVTVIRFKKT; translated from the coding sequence TTGGATTATTTAAAAAATATTAGTGAAGAAAATGATATCGAAAAAATTAAAGAAAGGTTTGAAGAGTTTAAAAGATACAGTGTTTTACTAAGAAAGAAAAACTTTTCTTTACCTGATTTTAAAAAATTAGAAGCAGGGACATCTATTTCCAGATATTTTGTATGGTTCAGAAATTATTTAAGATATGTAATTGAGATAAGAAGAGAGATAGAAAATCTTAAAGAAGATGCAGATTTATATTTACCTTTCGATTATGAAATTTTATCTTTTTACCAGAAACTTGAAATGACTTTTGATGATGAGGGTAATATAAAGGATACTGCATCTCAAGCATTGAGAGAGATAAGAGAAAAGAAGAGAGAGCTTTATCAGGAAATAGAAAGAAGGATTAAGATTTCTATTGAAAAGTACAAAAAGGAAAATATCTTAAGGGATGAAGAAATCTATTATAAGGAAGGTAGATTTACCATATGTTTAAAAACTTTACCTCAAAATGTAAAACTTATCGCCTATTCAAGGAGCGGAGAAAGTTATTTTGTTGAACCTGAAGACATAGTAACCCTTAATTCTAAGTTTAGACATTATGAAGATATGGAAAAAGAAGAGGAAAGAAAAATAGTGAATCAAGTTTTTTCTGAATATAATGATTTAAAGGAGGAAATTTCTGAACTGGTGTATTACATTTCAAAACTTGATTATTATACTTCCCTGTTTTTGTTTACAAATAAGATTTCAGGTGAGATTCCACAATTTGGAAAAGAAAAGAAATTCAAATTGATAAATACTTATCATCCTTTACTTAAAATAAAACTACAAAATAAATGTGTTCCGTACACAATAGAAATTCCTGAAGAAGAGAGTGTTTTACTTGTTACAGGTCCAAATGGTGGAGGAAAAACTACTTTTCTTGAAACCATTTATCTTTTGATAGAAATGATTAAAAGAGGAATACCTGTTCCCTCATCTTCACAAAGTTATTTTTATATTCCAGAAAAAATTTTTATGGCTGGATTTGAAGAGAGAAGCAAAATAGAGGAAGGTTTTTCAAGTTTTACTCTTTATCTTGAAGAAATAAAAAAATCCTTTTCTGAAAGTTTTAAGGATAAACTTGTTCTTCTTGATGAATTCATGGGGAATACTGACCCAGAAGAAGGTGGAAATCTTGGTATTGGTATATTAAGAGAATATAGAGATAAAAATATTAAAACTATATGTGCTACTCATAATGATAAAATTAAATCTTATTTAAGAGAAGAAAAAGGAGTCTTGATTTCCGCTTTTACACTTGATCTTGAAGCTCTATCACCTACATATAAGATTGAGGTAATGAAAATTTCTCCCAGTTATGCATTGCTCGTTGCAAGAAAATGTAATTTACCTGAATCAATTTTTGAAAAAATGCCTGAATCTACAGAAATAATTGATAGGATTTATAGAATGAAAGCTGAGATAGATAAAGAAAAGAAGGAGCTAGAAAAGGAAAGAGAAAATTTAAAAAAAGAAAGAGAAAAACTGGAATCTGAATATAAAAAGGAACTGAAAAGAAAAATTGAAGAATGGAACAAAGAAATAAGTAAGATTTTAAAGGAATTTGAAGAAAAAAAGGATAAAAGAATTTTAAAGAAAGCGATTCAAAAGATAGAAGAAAAAAAGAGCGAAGTTGAAGAAAGAATCCCCTCAAGGTTAGAAATAGGTAGCTTTTATTCAGTTAAGGAAAGTTCAGTAACAGGTAAACTTTTGGAAATTAAAGGTGATAAGGCGGTTCTTGATGTAAAAGGTAAAAAAATGGAAGTTCCTGTGAGTTATTTGAGAGAACCGGTTGAAGAAAAGATTCATAAGGAAATTGATATTAACCTTTATTCTATTCCCTTACCTTCCAGAGTTTTATCAATAAGGGGAATGGAAAAGGAAGAAGCTGAGGAACTTGTTGAAAGGTTCCTTTATGATGCAAGAGCAGCAGGTTATAATGAAGTTAGAATTGTGCATGGTGAAGGGAAAGGTATCTTGAAAAAAATGGTTTTTGATGTTATTAAAAATATAGATTTTGTAGAGGAATATTTTCACCCTTCATGGAATGAAGGAGGTGATGGAGTAACTGTTATTAGATTTAAAAAAACATGA
- the dnaG gene encoding DNA primase has translation MNIYDEIISSISPLEVAQRYLDLKKSGKNYQSLCPFHPDTKPSLSFDPERGLFYCFGCGKSGNLVHLISEIEGISKYEALKELAKDAGIKLKEDRISEDREILKLFEVLEFALNEYEKILFEREGEKARNYLEERGFKLNTIRRFRIGYAPSSGDYILKKAREKGINPSLLLEVGLITGLGGVLKDFFKDRIIFPIFNTFSKCIAFGGRAFEGEPKYLNSPDSKIFKKSKNLYGIDIAKNKAKKENTLILVEGYTDVMRMVENGFENTVAPLGTAFSVEQALIMKRFADIIIILFDGDNAGKRGMKRTLPFLLKTNLKVKIAELPPNEDPDSYLKKESREEMEKVLSSSKNFLDALLPENIPYDPYAQSILLNEMIEFISNIPSELERELFIKRVSEKFLISPEYIRSKVKFLGEEKNESKDALPSEFSLFGIIASFNKFNKEEIEKRGIDERVFKSELLKRILIKIREGNTLEELLFELSDNERKKVVEAIFKAREKFLNFEKKGEVEPYEFAFEKLEKKMKRILKKEKIFKEWNEYKESKGSNPISQKEKEEKCQ, from the coding sequence ATGAATATTTATGATGAAATAATATCTTCAATTTCTCCTCTTGAAGTAGCTCAGAGATATCTTGATTTGAAAAAGAGCGGTAAAAATTACCAATCTTTATGTCCCTTTCATCCTGATACAAAACCTTCCCTTTCTTTTGATCCTGAAAGAGGTCTTTTTTATTGTTTTGGGTGCGGAAAGTCAGGGAATTTAGTTCATCTTATCTCTGAAATAGAAGGTATATCAAAGTATGAAGCCTTAAAAGAACTTGCAAAAGATGCTGGAATAAAATTAAAGGAAGATAGAATCTCTGAGGATAGGGAAATTTTAAAGCTTTTTGAGGTTCTTGAATTTGCTCTTAATGAGTATGAAAAGATTTTATTTGAAAGAGAAGGAGAAAAAGCACGAAACTATCTTGAAGAAAGGGGTTTTAAGTTAAATACAATAAGGAGATTTAGAATAGGTTATGCACCATCTTCTGGTGATTATATTCTTAAAAAAGCAAGAGAAAAGGGGATAAACCCCTCACTTCTCCTTGAAGTTGGTCTTATTACAGGTTTAGGAGGGGTATTAAAGGATTTTTTTAAGGATAGAATTATTTTTCCTATTTTTAATACTTTTTCTAAGTGTATAGCTTTCGGAGGAAGAGCCTTTGAGGGTGAACCCAAATATTTGAATTCTCCAGATAGTAAGATTTTTAAGAAAAGTAAAAATCTATATGGAATTGATATTGCCAAAAATAAGGCAAAAAAGGAAAATACCCTTATACTTGTAGAAGGTTATACGGATGTAATGAGGATGGTTGAAAATGGTTTTGAAAATACTGTGGCACCACTTGGAACAGCTTTCTCAGTTGAACAAGCCTTGATTATGAAGAGATTTGCTGATATTATTATAATACTATTTGATGGAGATAATGCAGGAAAACGTGGAATGAAAAGAACTTTGCCTTTTTTACTTAAAACGAATTTGAAGGTTAAAATCGCAGAACTGCCTCCTAATGAAGATCCTGATTCTTACCTAAAAAAAGAGAGTAGGGAAGAAATGGAAAAAGTTTTGAGTTCCTCTAAAAATTTTCTTGATGCTCTTCTTCCAGAAAATATTCCTTATGATCCTTATGCTCAGAGTATTCTCCTCAATGAAATGATAGAGTTTATATCCAATATACCCTCTGAGCTTGAGAGAGAATTGTTTATTAAAAGAGTTTCAGAAAAATTTTTAATATCTCCGGAATATATAAGGTCAAAAGTTAAATTTTTAGGAGAAGAAAAAAATGAAAGTAAGGATGCTTTACCTTCAGAGTTCAGTCTTTTTGGTATAATAGCTTCTTTTAATAAATTTAATAAAGAAGAAATTGAAAAAAGAGGTATAGATGAAAGGGTATTTAAGAGTGAGCTTTTAAAAAGAATTTTAATTAAAATTCGAGAAGGAAACACACTGGAGGAGCTTCTTTTTGAGTTAAGTGATAATGAAAGGAAAAAGGTGGTGGAAGCAATATTTAAAGCAAGAGAAAAGTTTTTAAATTTTGAAAAAAAAGGAGAGGTTGAACCTTACGAGTTTGCTTTTGAGAAGCTTGAGAAAAAAATGAAGAGAATATTGAAAAAAGAAAAAATTTTTAAGGAGTGGAATGAGTATAAGGAAAGTAAGGGTTCAAATCCTATTAGCCAAAAAGAAAAGGAGGAAAAATGTCAGTGA
- a CDS encoding sigma-70 family RNA polymerase sigma factor — MSVKNSKRIKNKKNNEIEGKEIEQMLIQSVIDRIMEKAKKNKQIRQEDLNDLTTNLPPNLVDEVIEALFAEGIEIVEEDERKKEREIEEPEIKVKDDPVKTYLKQISNLRLLTKEEEVALAKTIFDSKEKMKEILFKTDFGLKRFVFFLRKVKDLELQPEEILEVDSSYWTNKVVNRKEKKRVQKGIEEFLKFYEDVFENKKKNLKDLDGEEKKELEKLFTKIVPKFSYVQENVDRLYEEIKTLENLNLEYKRLKEELEEKEKDNSNNDPVINKVKETLNVLKNSIREYEKKLGFSYKELEKIKEEIEKAKEAYNYARKKMVEGNVRLVIGTAKKFMNRGIEFLDLIEEGNIGLLKAVEKFDYRKGYKFSTYATWWIRQAITRAIADNSRTVRVPVHMIETLTKISKAQKDFLQTYGREPTVRELSDILGLPEEKVKQALDVSHQPLSLDKPIGKDEEGVMEEVIADQFTKSPSELAREAIIKKTIEEVLSTLTKREQKVIKLRFGLGNHPPMTLEQVGRIFGVTRERIRQIEAQALKKLRHPKRAEKLRSLLEKLERRD, encoded by the coding sequence ATGTCAGTGAAAAACAGTAAAAGAATTAAAAATAAAAAAAATAATGAAATAGAAGGAAAAGAGATTGAACAGATGTTAATTCAGAGTGTTATAGATAGGATTATGGAAAAAGCCAAAAAAAATAAACAAATAAGACAGGAAGATTTAAATGACCTAACAACCAATTTACCTCCTAATCTTGTTGATGAGGTTATTGAGGCACTATTTGCAGAAGGAATAGAGATTGTTGAAGAAGATGAAAGAAAAAAAGAAAGAGAGATTGAGGAACCTGAGATTAAGGTAAAGGATGACCCTGTCAAAACTTACTTAAAGCAGATTTCCAATTTAAGACTTCTGACAAAGGAAGAAGAGGTAGCTCTTGCAAAGACTATTTTTGATTCTAAGGAAAAAATGAAGGAGATTCTTTTTAAAACTGATTTTGGGTTAAAAAGATTTGTTTTTTTCCTAAGAAAAGTTAAGGACCTTGAATTGCAGCCTGAGGAAATACTGGAAGTTGATTCAAGCTACTGGACAAATAAGGTTGTTAACAGAAAAGAAAAGAAGAGAGTACAAAAGGGTATAGAGGAATTTTTGAAATTTTATGAAGATGTTTTTGAAAATAAAAAGAAAAATTTAAAGGATTTAGATGGGGAAGAAAAAAAAGAACTTGAAAAATTATTTACAAAAATAGTTCCGAAATTCAGTTATGTTCAGGAAAATGTTGATAGATTATATGAAGAGATAAAAACCCTTGAAAATTTAAATTTAGAATATAAAAGATTAAAAGAGGAATTAGAGGAAAAGGAGAAAGATAATTCAAATAATGACCCTGTAATAAATAAAGTTAAGGAGACATTAAACGTTTTAAAAAATTCAATAAGAGAATATGAAAAGAAACTTGGTTTTTCTTACAAAGAACTTGAAAAAATTAAAGAAGAAATAGAAAAAGCAAAAGAGGCTTATAATTATGCAAGGAAAAAGATGGTTGAAGGAAATGTTAGATTAGTGATAGGGACTGCTAAGAAGTTTATGAATAGGGGAATTGAATTTCTTGATTTAATAGAAGAAGGAAATATTGGTCTTTTAAAAGCTGTAGAAAAATTTGATTACAGAAAAGGTTATAAATTCTCAACATATGCTACTTGGTGGATAAGACAGGCAATAACAAGGGCAATTGCTGATAATTCAAGAACTGTAAGAGTTCCTGTTCATATGATAGAAACTTTAACAAAAATTTCAAAAGCACAAAAGGATTTCTTACAAACTTACGGAAGAGAACCAACTGTTAGGGAACTTTCAGATATTTTAGGTTTGCCTGAAGAAAAGGTAAAACAAGCTCTTGATGTTTCCCATCAGCCTCTTTCTCTTGATAAACCTATAGGAAAAGATGAAGAGGGAGTTATGGAAGAGGTAATTGCTGACCAGTTTACAAAATCTCCCTCTGAGCTTGCCCGAGAGGCAATTATTAAAAAAACAATTGAAGAAGTTCTATCAACTTTAACAAAGAGAGAACAAAAGGTTATTAAGTTAAGATTCGGTCTTGGTAATCATCCACCAATGACACTTGAACAGGTAGGTAGAATATTTGGAGTTACAAGGGAGAGGATAAGACAGATAGAAGCCCAGGCATTAAAAAAATTGAGACATCCAAAAAGAGCTGAAAAATTAAGATCCCTACTTGAAAAACTGGAAAGAAGAGACTGA